A region of Maniola jurtina chromosome 7, ilManJurt1.1, whole genome shotgun sequence DNA encodes the following proteins:
- the LOC123866965 gene encoding nucleoporin Nup35, translating to MEPMTLGSPTHSPSGSPNVGYLPPFLLGEINPPTMTAMSPRTNSLSPTKGRSLAFGSPTSPTQTSTPEQKLYRQNMSMQKQALYNHQNIYPNMPQSPNVSYSAKTNGPPIEDLFDTIKSEPSVNKSLFQENSFLGYGNNNSLMQNSYVNNVNNQSYGAWQDGCQEQDEYWVTVFGFPPNAANTVLARFSNCGAILDKQYPTPGNWAHIRYATRAEKERALALSGRQVLPGVMVGVVECREPPRRPDTSPNVTMERQSTARSLCPTPIPNAPVPQRSSGIISKALDYVLGW from the exons ATGGAACCCATGACTTTAGGAAGTCCAACTCATTCTCCTTCTGGGAGCCCTAACGTGGGATATTTGCCTCCTTTCTTGTTGGGCGAAATAAATCCACCGACTATGACGGCGATGTCTCCGCGGACGAATAGCTTGTCACCAACGAAAGGCCGTAGTCTTGCTTTTG GCTCCCCAACAAGCCCAACTCAAACTTCCACCCCAGAACAGAAGTTATATCGCCAGAACATGTCAATGCAAAAGCAAGCCCTATACAACCATCAGAACATATACCCTAACATGCCTCAGTCACCCAACGTTTCATACTCGGCCAAGACCAACGGACCTCCCATAGAAGACTTATTTGACACTATAAAGAGCGAACCTTCTGTCAACAAGTCGTTATTTCAAGAGAACAGTTTCTTAGGCTATGGCAATAATAATTCCTTAATGCAGaattcatatgtaaataatgtgAATAATCAATCGTATGGAGCATGGCAAGATGGTTGTCAGGAGCAGGATGAGTACTGGGTCACAGTGTTTGGGTTTCCACCCAATGCAGCGAACACAGTGCTGGCTAGATTTAGTAACTGTGGTGCTATACTTG ATAAGCAATATCCCACCCCTGGCAATTGGGCCCACATCCGCTACGCGACGCGCGCGGAGAAGGAGCGAGCGCTGGCGCTCAGCGGCCGCCAGGTGCTGCCCGGAGTGATGGTGGGCGTCGTGGAGTGCCGcgagccgccgcgccgccccgACACCAGCCCCAACGTTACTATGGAACG aCAAAGCACTGCAAGATCTCTTTGCCCCACACCGATCCCCAACGCCCCGGTGCCCCAGCGGTCAAGTGGAATCATCTCCAAGGCGTTAGATTACGTGCTCGGCTGGTGA
- the LOC123866970 gene encoding glucose-induced degradation protein 8 homolog — protein sequence MSLETSSNNGTSKPERKHYDRTKSDDLQISRTDMNMLIMNYLVTEGFKEAALKFQQEAGLQEPALCSSLDERIMIREAVQGGRIPEAISMVNALHPELLDNDRYLYFHLQQLQLLELIRAGRAEEALAFASATLAEAGANDRNALTELERSLALLAFPDPHTSPFADLLLPSHSQKIASELNAAILKMENQEYTNPKLCSLLRMILWSQSELDKHNVKYPKMTDLANATIEQPK from the exons atgaGCTTGGAAACATCTTCAAATAATGGTACAAGTAAGCCAGAACGAAAACACTACGATCGTACCAAATCAGACGATTTACAGATCTCTAGAACGGACATGAATATGTTGATCATGAATTATTTAGTCACAG agGGCTTCAAAGAAGCAGCTCTCAAATTCCAACAGGAGGCTGGCTTACAGGAGCCTGCACTGTGCAGCTCACTGGATGAGCGTATCATGATCAGGGAGGCAGTGCAGGGTGGCAGAATACCCGAGGCCATCTCCATGGTCAATGCATTGCATCCAGAACTGTTGGACAATGATAGATATTTGTACTTTCATTTACAG CAATTACAATTACTGGAGCTAATCCGGGCAGGCAGAGCTGAGGAAGCCTTAGCCTTTGCCAGTGCCACGTTAGCCGAGGCCGGAGCAAATGATCGCAATGCCCTCACTGAGCTGGAAAGATCCCTCGCTCTATTGGCCTTCCCCGATCCTCACACTTCACCGTTTGCAGACCTGTTGCTGCCTTCACATAGTCAAAAG ATTGCAAGCGAACTCAATGCAGCCATCCTAAAGATGGAGAACCAAGAATACACAAACCCAAAGCTCTGCAGCTTGCTCCGCATGATCCTCTGGTCGCAGAGCGAGCTGGACAAACACAACGTCAAGTACCCAAAGATGACCGACCTGGCCAACGCCACAATAGAACAGCCAAAATGA